From Huiozyma naganishii CBS 8797 chromosome 11, complete genome, a single genomic window includes:
- the FUR4 gene encoding uracil permease (similar to Saccharomyces cerevisiae FUR4 (YBR021W); ancestral locus Anc_3.221) produces the protein MPEDVTEYFSSTKKSHHRNSEYEALDTSSYQKSAYSRQKHETNVRTIPVGSSSAVSTHICEDEMGFEDTESQENETEEEEEDPFKDEPFFKRIYHKYLIVDKSIADVSILDSFMYNSDLRPVEERRRAWSWFNYCYFWLAECFNINTWQIAATGLQLGLNWWQCWITIWIGYTFVGIFVCLASRAGSSYHISFPITTRASFGIFFSLWPIINRIVMAIVWYAVQSWLGVEPVSLMLRSIFGNDLPDRIPNHFGSPNSTTYQFMCFMIFWACELPFLWVPPHKVRHLFTVKAVLVPFGAFGFLIWSIKKAHNKIALGSLTDTQLTGTAFSWAFLRSLMGCMANFSTLTLNAPDFSRFAKTKNAALYSQLICIPFLFSITCLIGILVTAAGYEMYGINYWSPVEVLEQYLIRSYTKGTRAGVFLISFVFAVAQLGANISANSLSCGTDLTAILPKFLNIRRGSIFCACMALCICPWNMMSTSSKFTMALSAYAIFLSSIAGVICSDYFVVRRGYLKLTHLYSNRKGSFYMYGNKYGINWRALVAYLCGVAPNLPGFIGDVGAPKITVSIGAMRVYYLSYWVGYAISFLAYTILCYLFPVPGQPVKNILKDKGWFQIWADVENFEEEWLETLEKEDLYDDVVSVDVHDSDEKKYFY, from the coding sequence atgccCGAGGATGTTACTGAATATTTCTCCTCTACAAAGAAGTCACACCATCGTAACAGTGAGTATGAGGCCCTAGACACTTCATCGTATCAGAAATCTGCTTACAGCCGACAAAAGCACGAAACCAATGTGCGAACAATTCCTGTGGGGAGCAGTAGCGCTGTGTCAACGCATATTTGTGAGGATGAGATGGGGTTTGAAGATACTGAATcacaagaaaatgaaacggaggaggaagaggaggatcCATTCAAGGATGAGCCCTTTTTCAAGAGAATCTATCACAAATATTTGATAGTCGATAAATCCATTGCCGATGTTTCCATCTTAGATTCGTTCATGTACAATAGCGATCTAAGGCCTGTggaggaaagaagaagagctTGGTCTTGGTTCAACTACTGTTATTTTTGGCTTGCTGAGTGTTTCAATATCAATACATGGCAGATTGCCGCCACAGGTCTACAATTGGGGCTGAACTGGTGGCAATGTTGGATCACCATTTGGATAGGATACACGTTCGTCGGTATATTTGTATGTCTAGCATCCAGAGCCGGCTCATCTTACCACATCTCATTTCCTATAACGACTAGAGCCTCGTTTGGGATTTTCTTCTCATTGTGGCCCATCATCAACAGAATTGTCATGGCTATTGTCTGGTACGCAGTCCAGTCGTGGTTGGGTGTGGAACCGGTATCTTTGATGCTGCGTTCAATATTCGGTAACGATCTACCAGATAGGATACCAAACCATTTTGGTTCTCCAAACTCCACTACATACCAATTCATGTGCTTCATGATTTTTTGGGCATGCGAATTACCATTTCTGTGGGTCCCTCCGCACAAAGTGAGACATTTGTTCACCGTCAAGGCCGTCTTGGTTCCATTTGGTGCGTTCGGCTTTCTAATCTGGTCAATAAAAAAAGCACATAATAAAATTGCATTGGGTAGTTTGACCGATACTCAGCTGACGGGTACAGCATTTTCATGGGCATTCTTGAGAAGTTTGATGGGTTGTATGGCCAATTTTTCCACGTTGACCCTAAATGCACCTGATTTTTCGAGGTTTGCCAAGACAAAGAATGCAGCTCTCTATTCGCAGCTGATTTGTATCCCATTTTTATTTTCGATTACTTGTTTGATTGGTATCTTGGTCACCGCTGCAGGGTATGAAATGTACGGTATCAACTATTGGTCACCTGTGGAAGTCTTAGAACAATATTTGATAAGAAGTTACACTAAGGGCACAAGAGCTGGCGTATTTTTGATATCGTTTGTTTTCGCTGTAGCACAGTTGGGGGCCAACATTTCTGCGAACTCGTTATCCTGCGGTACTGACTTGACTGCCATTTTACCGAAATTTTTGAATATCAGACGTGGTTCCATCTTTTGTGCGTGTATGGCGCTGTGCATTTGTCCATGGAATATGATGtcaacatcttcaaagtttaCAATGGCACTGTCAGCGTACGCCATTTTCTTGTCCAGTATTGCGGGGGTCATATGTTCCGATTACTTTGTTGTCAGAAGAGGGTATTTGAAATTAACCCATCTGTACTCGAACAGAAAGGGTTCGTTTTACATGTACGGTAACAAATACGGTATTAACTGGAGGGCGTTAGTAGCATACTTATGTGGTGTTGCCCCAAATCTGCCCGGGTTCATTGGTGATGTCGGTGCCCCCAAAATCACAGTCTCCATTGGTGCAATGAGAGTTTACTACCTCAGTTACTGGGTAGGGTATGCTATCAGTTTTCTTGCGTATACCATTCTTTGTTACTTATTCCCCGTACCAGGCCAACCAGTGAAGaatatcttgaaggataagGGCTGGTTTCAGATATGGGCCGATGTGGAGaattttgaagaggagTGGCTCGAAACTCTGGAAAAGGAGGACCTCTATGACGACGTTGTCAGCGTTGATGTGCACGACAGCGATGAAAAGAAGTACTTTTATTAA
- the PTC1 gene encoding type 2C protein phosphatase PTC1 (similar to Saccharomyces cerevisiae PTC1 (YDL006W); ancestral locus Anc_3.215): MSIEATYSVGVAENKNSKFRRSMEDVHTYVKNFASRLDWGYFAVFDGHAGIQASKWCGSHLHTVVEKTLLEDETRDVRDVLNDSFVLIDKEINSQLQGSSGCTAAVCVLRWELPDDIPADQVELGQHKRKLYTGNVGDSRIVLFRNGNSIRLTYDHKASDILEMQRVEKAGGLIMKSRVNGMLAVTRSLGDKFFDSLVIGNPFTTSVEITNEDAFLILACDGLWDVIDDQEACELIKDYTDPNEAAKNLVRCALERGTTDNVTVMVVFL, translated from the coding sequence ATGTCGATCGAGGCTACGTACAGCGTTGGTGTAGCGGAAAACAAGAATTCAAAGTTTCGACGGTCGATGGAGGATGTGCACACGTACGTGAAGAATTTCGCATCGCGGCTTGACTGGGGGTATTTCGCCGTTTTCGATGGACATGCAGGTATACAGGCTTCGAAGTGGTGTGGGTCGCACCTGCACACTGTGGTGGAGAAGACGCTGCTGGAGGATGAGACTCGCGACGTAAGAGATGTGCTGAATGACTCGTTTGTCCTCATAGATAAGGAGATCAACTCTCAGTTGCAGGGGAGCAGTGGTTGCACCGCGGCCGTGTGTGTTCTTCGCTGGGAACTCCCGGATGATATACCGGCAGACCAGGTGGAGTTGGGTCAGCACAAAAGGAAACTGTACACGGGGAATGTCGGCGACTCACGAATAGTATTATTCCGCAACGGGAACAGTATACGGCTGACGTACGACCACAAGGCGTCCGACATTCTTGAGATGCAAAGGGTCGAAAAGGCCGGCGGGCTTATAATGAAGAGCCGAGTGAATGGGATGCTGGCCGTAACAAGGTCACTCGGGGACAAGTTTTTCGACAGCCTCGTCATTGGGAACCCATTCACGACGAGCGTAGAGATAACCAATGAGGATGCATTTTTGATACTCGCATGCGACGGACTCTGGGATGTCATAGACGACCAGGAGGCCTGTGAGCTGATCAAGGATTATACGGACCCGAACGAAGCAGCGAAGAATCTTGTGCGGTGCGCACTAGAGCGAGGGACAACAGATAACGTCACCGTCATGGTTGTTTTCCTTTGA
- the RPT2 gene encoding proteasome regulatory particle base subunit RPT2 (similar to Saccharomyces cerevisiae RPT2 (YDL007W); ancestral locus Anc_3.216): MGQGASSGQDKKKKSSQKPKYEPPVQSKFGRKKRKHGPATAEKLPKVYPNIRCKLKLLRMERIKDHLLLEEEFVTNSEILKPLEKKQEEEKKQLEEIRGNPLSIGTLEEIIDDDHAIVTSPTMPDYYVSILSFVDKELLEPGCSVLLHNKTMSVVGVLQDDADPMVSVMKMDKSPTESYSDIGGLESQIQEIKESVELPLTHPELYEEMGIKPPKGVILYGAPGTGKTLLAKAVANQTSATFLRIVGSELIQKYLGDGPRLCRQIFKVAGDNAPSIVFIDEIDAIGTKRYDSNSGGEREIQRTMLELLNQLDGFDDRGDVKVIMATNKIETLDPALIRPGRIDRKILFESPDLATKKKILGIHTSKMNLSADVDLEKLVTSKDDLSGADIQAVCTEAGLLALRERRMQVTAEDFKQAKERVMKNKVEENLEGLYL, from the coding sequence ATGGGACAAGGTGCCTCGTCAGGAcaggacaagaagaagaagagctCTCAAAAACCCAAGTATGAGCCTCCAGTGCAATCCAAATTTgggaggaagaagaggaagcaCGGACCAGCCACGGCTGAGAAGCTGCCCAAAGTATACCCAAACATCCGTTGTAAgttgaaacttttgagGATGGAGCGGATCAAGGACCATCTGTTGCTGGAGGAAGAGTTTGTGACAAACTCTGAGATACTGAAACCGCtagagaagaaacaggaggaggagaagaagcaattgGAAGAAATCAGGGGCAACCCGTTGAGTATTGGTACTTTGGAGGAGATTATTGACGACGATCATGCCATTGTGACGAGTCCCACCATGCCAGATTACTACGTGTCCATCTTATCCTTCGTCGATAAAGAACTGTTGGAACCCGGCTGTTCAGTTCTACTCCATAATAAGACCATGTCCGTTGTCGGTGTATTACAGGACGATGCGGATCCAATGGTGTCTGTTATGAAGATGGACAAGTCTCCAACTGAGTCCTACAGTGACATCGGTGGGTTGGAGTCTCAAATCCAAGAAATTAAAGAGTCTGTGGAACTACCTCTGACGCACCCTGAACTGTACGAGGAGATGGGTATTAAGCCACCAAAGGGTGTGATTCTGTATGGTGCACCAGGTACTGGTAAAACTCTCTTGGCGAAGGCCGTTGCAAATCAAACATCGGCGACTTTCTTGAGGATCGTCGGGTCAGAACTGATTCAAAAGTATCTAGGTGACGGTCCCAGACTTTGTAGGCagatcttcaaagttgCTGGTGACAACGCCCCCAGTATTGTGTTCATAGACGAAATTGATGCTATTGGTACGAAGAGATACGACTCGAATAGTGGTGGTGAAAGGGAAATCCAGAGGACTATGTTGGAGTTGCTAAACCAGCTGGACGGGTTCGACGACAGGGGTGATGTGAAGGTCATCATGGCTACGAACAAGATTGAGACTCTGGACCCAGCGTTGATCAGACCGGGCAGAATCGACCGTAAGATCCTTTTTGAGAGTCCGGACCTGGccacgaagaagaagatcctAGGGATCCACACTTCGAAGATGAACCTGAGCGCGGACGTGGACCTCGAGAAACTTGTAACGAGCAAAGACGACCTCTCGGGGGCCGACATCCAGGCCGTGTGTACGGAGGCCGGGCTGCTTGCGCtcagagagagaagaatgCAAGTGACCGCGGAAGACTTCAAGCAGGCCAAGGAGCGTGtgatgaagaacaaagtgGAGGAGAACCTGGAAGGCCTGTACCTATGA
- the GAL1 gene encoding galactokinase (similar to Saccharomyces cerevisiae GAL1 (YBR020W) and GAL3 (YDR009W); ancestral locus Anc_3.219) — protein sequence MSVPVYPCNSDKLPKSLAAKCPVIIKGFEKAFGTKPDFVARSPGRVNLIGEHIDYADFSVLPLAIDVDMLLAVKALDDKKPSITLANADSRFSERKFDLPLDGSYVTIDPTISDWSNYFKCGLHVAVEYLKKIAPEKFAKAPVKGLQVYCQGNVPTGSGLSSSAAFICAVALAVIRVNMGDSYEVSKNDLTKITVVAEHLVGVNNGGMDQAASVCGEEDHALYVEFKPELKATPFKFPNLKNTEVTFVIANTLVVSNKQETAPTNYNLRVVEVVAAANILAKKYGVVLKHDGPSNLNKGNLRDFVNAYYAKYMNVAEPWNGEITSGIERLTKMLELVEETFGAKKSGYTVDDAASALGISSEEFTKEYLTSFPVRFDTLKLYQRSKHVYAEALRVLKALKVMTGSSFTKDEDFFREFGNLMNESQESCDKLYNCSCSEIDSLCQIALNNGSAGSRLTGAGWGGCTVHLVPIEKVDQVKKALIDQYYKVKYPKITDEELKEAIIVSKPALGSCVCTL from the coding sequence ATGTCAGTTCCTGTATATCCTTGCAATTCCGACAAATTGCCAAAATCATTGGCTGCTAAATGCCCTGTCATCATCAAAGGGTTCGAAAAGGCCTTTGGTACAAAACCTGACTTTGTTGCCAGATCTCCAGGTAGAGTGAATTTGATCGGTGAACATATTGACTATGCCGATTTCTCTGTTTTACCTTTGGCTATTGACGTCGACATGTTGTTGGCTGTTAAGGCTTTGGATGACAAAAAGCCTTCTATTACTTTGGCCAATGCGGACTCTAGATTTAGCGAGAGAAAGTTTGACCTACCATTGGATGGGTCTTACGTCACCATCGACCCAACGATCTCCGACTGGTCTAACTACTTCAAGTGTGGTCTAcatgttgctgttgaatacttgaagaaaattgcACCAGAAAAGTTTGCCAAGGCCCCTGTTAAGGGTCTACAAGTTTACTGTCAAGGTAATGTCCCAACTGGTTCCGGtctttcctcctctgctgCCTTCATTTGTGCCGTCGCTTTGGCTGTCATCAGAGTAAATATGGGCGACTCTTACGAAGTGTCCAAGAACGACTTGACGAAAATAACAGTTGTTGCCGAGCATTTGGTCGGTGTTAACAACGGTGGTATGGACCAAGCCGCCTCTGTTTGTGGTGAAGAGGACCACGCGTTGTACGTTGAATTCAAGCCGGAATTGAAGGCTACACCATTCAAATTcccaaatttgaaaaacaCTGAGGTTACCTTCGTCATCGCTAACACTTTGGTAGTTTCCAACAAGCAAGAGACCGCTCCAACCAACTACAATCTGAGAGTCGTTGAGGTTGTTGCCGCCGCCAACATCTTGGCCAAGAAATATGGTGTTGTCTTGAAGCATGACGGCCCATCCAATTTGAACAAGGGTAACTTGAGAGACTTTGTGAATGCATACTATGCAAAGTACATGAATGTCGCGGAACCTTGGAACGGCGAGATCACTTCTGGTATCGAACGTTTGACCAAGATGTTGGAACTGGTCGAAGAAACCTTCGGTGCCAAGAAAAGTGGTTACACTGTTGACGACGCTGCCTCTGCTCTGGGTATTTCCAGCGAGGAATTCACCAAGGAATACTTGACTTCATTCCCAGTCAGATTtgacactttgaaattATACCAGAGATCCAAGCACGTTTATGCGGAAGCTTTGAGAGTCTTGAAGGCTTTGAAGGTTATGACCGGCTCTTCGTTTACCAAGGATGAAGACTTCTTCCGTGAGTTTGGTAATTTGATGAACGAGTCCCAGGAATCATGCGACAAGCTGTACAACTGTTCCTGTTCCGAGATCGACAGTCTTTGTCAGATCGCCTTGAACAACGGGTCTGCCGGTTCACGTCTAACTGGTGCCGGTTGGGGTGGCTGTACGGTCCACTTGGTTCCAATCGAAAAGGTGGACCAGGTCAAGAAGGCATTGATCGACCAATACTACAAAGTCAAATACCCAAAGATTACAGACGAAGAACTAAAGGAGGCCATCATTGTTTCCAAGCCAGCACTAGGTTCCTGTGTATGCACTTTGTGA
- the GAL7 gene encoding UDP-glucose:hexose-1-phosphate uridylyltransferase (similar to Saccharomyces cerevisiae GAL7 (YBR018C); ancestral locus Anc_3.217) has protein sequence MTTGAFDFTDHSHRRYNPLTDSWVLVSPHRAKRPWLGQQEAPFKPDIPEYDEKCFLCPGNDRATGGKNPKYESTYIFQNDYAAVKTDQPSLKETGDKDSLKNRLFKVQSVRGNCFVICFSPKHNVTLPLMSKDDLVKVVGAWQKLYTDLSKQAIEEHKPFKYLQIFENKGTAMGCSNLHPHGQAWCLETVPSEVSREFKSFDKYKAANHTDLLADYVELEMQEKTRTVFENDTFLVVVPYWAVWPFETMVVAKTKIPNITSLNEAQKRDLASALKILTTKYDNLFETSFPYSMGIHQAPLNATKEELDHSWLHLHFYPPLLRSATVRKFLVGFELLGEPQRDLTAEQAAERLRKLDGEIHYTANL, from the coding sequence ATGACTACTGGTGCATTTGATTTTACCGACCATTCTCACAGACGTTACAATCCGTTGACGGACTCATGGGTTCTGGTCTCCCCACATAGAGCAAAAAGGCCTTGGTTGGGTCAGCAAGAGGCTCCTTTCAAACCGGACATTCCTGAGTACGACGAGAAGTGCTTTCTTTGTCCCGGTAATGACAGGGCAACAGGGGGTAAAAACCCAAAATACGAGTCTACTtatatctttcaaaacgacTATGCCGCCGTTAAAACTGATCAGCCAAGTTTGAAAGAGACTGGTGACAAAGATTCCCTAAAGAACAGGCTGTTCAAGGTTCAATCCGTTAGAGGTAACTGTTTCGTCATTTGTTTCAGTCCTAAGCACAATGTTACCTTGCCACTTATGTCCAAAGATGATTTGGTGAAAGTTGTCGGTGCGTGGCAAAAACTGTATACCGATTTGTCTAAGCAGGCAATTGAAGAGCACAAGCCATTCAAGTATTTGCAGATTTTCGAGAACAAGGGTACCGCTATGGGTTGCTCCAACTTGCATCCTCATGGGCAAGCGTGGTGTTTGGAAACCGTTCCAAGCGAAGTGTCTAGAGAGTTCAAGTCCTTCGATAAATACAAGGCAGCAAACCACACAGATTTGCTAGCAGACTACGTTGAACTGGAAATGCAGGAAAAAACCAGAACCGTGTTTGAAAACGATACGTTTTTGGTCGTTGTCCCCTACTGGGCTGTTTGGCCATTTGAGACCATGGTTGTTGCGAAAACAAAGATTCCAAACATCACTTCGTTGAATGAGGCTCAAAAAAGAGACTTGGCAAGTGCGCTGAAGATTTTGACCACGAAATATGacaatctctttgaaaccaGCTTCCCATACTCTATGGGTATCCACCAAGCTCCATTAAATGCAACCAAGGAGGAGCTGGATCACAGTTGGTTACATTTGCATTTCTATCCACCATTGTTGAGATCGGCTACTGTTCGGAAATTTTTGGTGGGTTTTGAATTGCTTGGAGAACCACAAAGAGATTTGACTGCTGAACAGGCCGCTGAAAGACTAAGAAAATTGGATGGTGAAATACATTACACTGCCAATTTGTAG
- the CHS3 gene encoding chitin synthase CHS3 (similar to Saccharomyces cerevisiae CHS3 (YBR023C); ancestral locus Anc_3.223): protein MNNDDYHLHLDEELLLRDRRGSLRSNLPRRQGSLVRPERNRLNNPKDPHYYYAKKTQEHADRLNVQTSATGVNPPFYGPSRNSLLSENMAYNNRFRESSSYPMQEMPNEDTGSSHSEDAAPSQNPFNDTPPIRHAAKPLEPSKGVSVWQIYCRVITFWIPGPVLTLFGMPKKERQMAWREKIAILSVIVYIGAIIAYLTFGFTKTVCGAPSLRLQSDDVSSGYVSANGKLYLFDGTGTEGSDLEADGVSKIRGPWTTAGKDVSFLFQNVNGNCHNVIVPRDNSSIPHDDNNNLAWYFPCKVRDIDGSTKPNFTASEHYDGWGCHTSESARKSFYSLKSEADVYFTWDSLANSSRNLVVYNDDVLDLDLLKWLDKDQLEYPPIFDDLLNSQLQGYDLSIVLSTAYERKIARCLSETIKVGGIDSRTVGCIASDVVLYVSLVFILSVVVAKFAVACYFRWVVSRKQGVGFLENDRMNDYLNAIEDWSENPNGPGTLHQSNSLASGNTTFNGVEENKTNRKANATRSNNFIDNSDLSVEFRNATTMSLQNAQKIADKESRANFTEHKNDSLYPSNSTIMDGLTESRDSIYHPPETLDPTIIHHDSVQQPPVEYKPFGYPLAHTICFVTCYSENEQSLRATLDSLAVTDYPNSHKLLMVVCDGLIKGSGNDKITPEIALDMMEDFTTPPEDVLPYSYVAVASGSKRHNMAKIYAGFYKFDDSTVPSDKQLRVPIVTIVKCGTAEEQGSAKPGNRGKRDSQIILMSFLQKITFDERMSELEFQLLKNIWQLTGLMADFYETVLMVDADTKVFPDSLKHMVAEMVKDPSIMGLCGETKIANKSQSWVTAIQVFEYFVSHHQAKAFESVFGSVSCLPGCFSIYRIKAPKGSDGYWVPILANPDIVERYSDNVTDSLHKKNLLLLGEDRYLSYLMLKTFPRRKQIFLPKAACKTIVPDTFKVLLSQRRRWINSTVHNLFELVLIRDLCGTFCFSMQFVIFIELMGTLVLPLAICFTIYVIIFAIVSTPTPIITLVLLAVILGLPGVLVVVTATKWSYLMWMAIYIAALPIWNFVLPTYAYWKFDDFSWGETRTIAGSNKKLEDDVEGEFDYSSIQMKTWREYENRDRLENNEFMGNSRDSPLFDS, encoded by the coding sequence ATGAATAACGATGACTACCATTTGCATTTGGACGAAGAGTTGCTTCTCCGGGATAGGCGCGGCTCATTGAGGTCGAATTTGCCTCGTAGACAAGGTTCGCTCGTTAGGCCTGAAAGAAACAGATTAAATAATCCCAAAGATCCGCATTACTACTACGCGAAGAAGACACAAGAGCATGCGGATCGGTTGAACGTCCAAACTTCCGCTACTGGGGTAAACCCTCCATTCTACGGACCTTCGAGAAACTCACTGTTGTCCGAAAACATGGCCTACAATAATAGGTTTAGAGAGAGCAGTAGTTATCCAATGCAAGAGATGCCCAATGAGGACACAGGCTCATCTCACTCCGAGGACGCTGCCCCATCGCAGAATCCATTCAACGATACCCCGCCAATAAGACATGCGGCGAAACCTTTAGAACCTAGCAAAGGTGTCTCTGTATGGCAGATATACTGCCGAGTCATTACATTCTGGATACCAGGCCCCGTTTTAACTTTATTCGGGATGCCAAAGAAGGAGAGGCAAATGGCTTGGAGGGAAAAGATTGCGATCCTTTCCGTAATCGTGTATATCGGAGCAATTATCGCATATCTAACCTTCGGGTTTACGAAAACTGTATGTGGAGCACCGTCACTACGTTTGCAATCAGATGACGTTTCGTCGGGATACGTTTCAGCAAATGGAAAACTGTACCTTTTCGATGGTACCGGTACCGAAGGCAGCGACCTAGAAGCCGATGGTGTGAGCAAAATACGAGGCCCTTGGACAACTGCTGGAAAAGACGtctctttccttttccaaaatgttAATGGAAATTGCCATAATGTGATTGTACCCAGAGATAACTCCTCGATACCCCATGATGATAACAACAACCTCGCATGGTATTTTCCTTGTAAAGTCAGAGACATTGATGGATCCACTAAACCAAACTTTACGGCTTCTGAGCATTATGATGGGTGGGGCTGCCATACCTCCGAGAGTGCCAGGAAAAGTTTCTACAGTCTAAAAAGTGAGGCCGACGTCTATTTCACCTGGGACAGCTTGGCAAATTCCTCTCGAAACCTAGTGGTATACAACGACGATGTCCTAGATTTGGACTTGTTGAAATGGCTAGATAAAGATCAATTAGAATACCCTCCGATATTTGACGATTTATTGAACTCGCAACTGCAAGGCTATGATCTTTCGATCGTTTTGTCGACTGCATATGAGAGGAAAATTGCAAGGTGCTTAAGCGAAACCATAAAAGTGGGGGGTATCGATTCTAGGACTGTTGGTTGCATTGCATCAGATGTTGTACTTTACGTTTCCCTCGTGTTTATCCTGTCCGTCGTTGTGGCTAAATTTGCTGTAGCATGCTATTTCAGATGGGTTGTTTCCAGAAAGCAAGGTGTGGGTTTTCTCGAGAATGATCGCATGAATGATTACCTAAATGCTATCGAGGACTGGTCTGAGAATCCAAACGGCCCTGGAACTCTGCACCAAAGTAATTCATTAGCCTCCGGGAACACCACTTTTAACGGTGtcgaagaaaacaaaacaaacagaaaagCAAATGCGACGAGAAGCAATAACTTCATTGATAACTCCGATTTGTCTGTAGAATTTAGAAACGCAACCACCATGTCACTACAAAACGCCCAAAAAATAGCCGATAAAGAATCGCGGGCCAACTTTACCGAGCATAAAAATGACTCTTTGTATCCGTCAAACTCAACTATAATGGACGGCCTAACAGAATCTCGCGATTCAATTTATCATCCTCCAGAGACTTTAGACCCCACCATTATCCATCACGACAGTGTCCAACAACCTCCTGTTGAATATAAACCTTTTGGCTACCCACTGGCCCATACCATATGCTTTGTCACTTGTTATTCAGAAAACGAACAAAGTTTGAGAGCGACATTAGATTCCTTGGCTGTGACCGACTACCCTAACTCCCATAAACTTCTGATGGTAGTGTGTGATGGTCTGATCAAAGGTTCAGGAAACGACAAAATTACACCAGAAATTGCTCTAGATATGATGGAAGACTTTACAACCCCCCCTGAAGATGTTCTTCCTTACTCTTACGTTGCCGTTGCGTCCGGTTCAAAAAGACACAACATGGCCAAAATATACGCTGGGTTTTACAAGTTTGATGATAGTACAGTACCTTCAGATAAACAGCTCCGTGTTCCTATAGTCACTATTGTTAAATGTGGCACTGCAGAAGAACAGGGATCTGCGAAACCAGGAAACAGAGGTAAACGTGATTCTCAGATAATATTGATGTCTTTTTTGCAGAAGATTACGTTTGATGAAAGAATGTCTGAATTGGAATTCCAGCtactgaaaaatatatggCAACTGACTGGTTTAATGGCCGATTTCTACGAAACTGTTCTAATGGTTGATGCTGATACAAAGGTCTTTCCTGACTCTTTAAAACACATGGTCGCAGAAATGGTAAAAGACCCATCAATTATGGGCCTATGTGGCGAGACAAAAATCGCAAACAAAAGTCAGTCATGGGTCACAGCAATCCAGGTCTTTGAATATTTCGTTTCCCATCATCAGGCGAAGGCATTTGAATCTGTGTTTGGCTCTGTTAGTTGTCTTCCCGGTTGCTTTTCTATTTATCGGATCAAGGCTCCTAAAGGTTCTGACGGTTACTGGGTACCCATTTTAGCAAATCCTGACATTGTTGAGCGTTACTCAGACAACGTTACCGACTCTTTGCACAAGAAAAATTTGCTACTGCTAGGAGAAGATAGGTACCTGTCTTACTTGATGCTGAAAACGTTCCCCAGGAGAAAGCAAATATTCTTACCGAAAGCCGCCTGCAAAACAATCGTACCTGATACCTTCAAAGTCCTGCTATCTCAACGTCGTCGTTGGATTAATTCCACTGTCCACAATCTGTTTGAATTGGTCCTGATCCGAGATCTCTGCGGTACCTTCTGTTTTTCTATGCAATttgtcatcttcatcgaaCTGATGGGTACTTTGGTTTTACCTTTGGCAATTTGCTTCACCATTTACGTGATCATTTTTGCTATTGTATCCACACCAACTCCCATTATCACACTGGTGTTGTTAGCTGTCATCCTTGGTCTACCCGGTGTTTTGGTTGTGGTTACGGCAACCAAATGGTCGTACCTAATGTGGATGGCAATCTATATTGCCGCTCTGCCAATATGGAATTTTGTGCTTCCAACATACGCATACTGGAAATTCGATGACTTTTCTTGGGGCGAAACCAGAACCATTGCCGGAAGCAACAAAAAGTTAGAAGACGATGTTGAGGGTGAATTCGACTATAGCAGTATACAGATGAAGACTTGGCGTGAATATGAAAATAGAGACCGCTTGGAAAACAATGAGTTTATGGGGAATAGCAGAGATAGCCCGTTGTTTGACTCATGA